The nucleotide sequence CTTTTGCAAACAATACATTTGTATACTGCTCGGATTCTCAAAAAATATCATCATACTTGTATCATATATTCGTATTCTTCAAAAATATAAGTTTATTCCAAAATCGGTCAATCAAGTTCTGTACTCCTTCCGGTTCATAATAAGTGACTTTTTAGTCTCTTTactttggtccaaaataagtaacATTTTACttaatcaagaaagaattaactttatttttttcaaaatttggccTTATTTACATTTTCCAACGTGTCAAGTTAACAATATGgagattttaattaaaataatttagtcaaaattcctttttttctctaggagttagtattttcttaatgggagtgccaaatgccaaaaaataacttattatagACAGGAGGGACTAGTAACTAATAAACCATGACTATTTAATGACTCAACCATGATTGATCATTCAACTTAATTCATTAAATAAAACTGAGTTAAATTATGTTAAAATTATTGCTTATTTTTCAACAAGAAATGTGGCCATATGCACATTTGAATCCTAAAATTTATGTGATGAAGAATCCATCCTCTAGATCCACACTCACAGTGGCAGAGCCACAGTCAACTAAGGGGTGTCACGTCAGAAAATTACATGGTATTGCTAGATAAAATTGTttctttttttgtatatttaCTATAGGTTGACTTCTCTTGATTTTTCTGTGtgtttaattatttatattttgacacctTTAATAAAAATTCTGGCTCTGCCACTGCACACTCGTGCCAGATACCCGCACCTGTATCCGAGCAACATAGTACTTACATAGGTACTTGTCTAGCTAGTTGCCTACTTATAAAATGCTGGATCATGATCATTTTCCACAAGCTGTGGAATCAAAACATGGTGCAAAATCTCAAGGGAATGGAGAAGGGAGGATCTTTTATAAGGGATGAAAATGAGCCAAGGGACACTTACAAAATTGCATATATAATCCATTTCTTGCTTGGTGCAGGCAATTTGCTGCCTTGGAATGCCTTTATTACAGCTGTTGATTATTTTGGATATCTTTATCCAACCAAACATGTTGAAAATGTTTTCTCTGTTGCATACATGACTTCCTCTGTCTTGATTCTTGTTTTGATGTTGAGTTGGACCAAATGGAACCAAACATTGAGCCTTAGATTGAGATTGAATCTTGGGTTTTCAATGTTTGTTCTTTCTTTAATGGTAACTCCAATTATAGAGTGGACTAATTGGCACCAAAATGGTACAAATGTGGAATCAAATGCAGCCTATTTTGTAATTGTTGCATCAGTTGTTATATGTGGTTTAGCTGATGGTTTAATTGGAGGAAGCTTGGTTGGCTCTGCTGGTAAATTACCAAAACAATACATGCAAGCAATTTTTGCTggaactgcttcttcaggtaatAAAGTCCGGTGAAATTCCTTACTAAAATGGACATATTAGCTCAAGCTTAAATCTTgaatttgatattttcttttgggaaaaGAGTGAAAGGGGAAACTTGGCGTAATcagtaaagttgctgccatgtgaccagtaGGTCACGGGGCtcgagccgtgaaaacagtctcttgcagaaatgcagggtaagattgcgtacaatagacccttgtggtcccgCCCTTTCTTGGATCCCGctcatagcgggagcttagtgcactaggctgctcttttttatttttttggaaaaagggTCTACTTTACGAAATATCTTGAACTTATCTTTATGTTATACTTTGAAGTCATTCATATCATTGTCACTAGCAAACCGTCTTGTATTTGCGCTTGATCCTAATAAAGCTCCAACCCGAAGTATAACAAATGGTAATTTCAAACTATAGTCAAAAGAAGCTAAAAGGGATAAAAATCAACTTTTTACCTGAAATATTTTGACATGTGAAATCCACCCATTCTATATTGAAGCCTAGAAAATATACGAGACAACTTGCCCAAATTATAGCTCAAGCTTAAAGCTTGAATTTGCCTTTTCTTCTAGGAAATGGGTCAAATTACCCTCTCTGCTTTATGAAACATCTTGGTTTTCCTCTCTATTATGCTTTGGATCCATTCATATCTTTGCCATTAGTAAATTGTCTCGCATTTGCGCTTGACCATAGGGGAGCTCCAGCCTGGAGTAAAATAGAGGTTATTTTCAACCATACTGTCATAGTCAAAATAAGATGGATAGATTTGGACCTTTTAGTATTTTGACATATGGAATCCACCCAATCCACGCTGGAGGCCCGTTATATCTAGAAATATATGAGGTAATTTGCTAGCGGCAAGGATATGAATGGGCAGAAAGTATAACGGATGGTAAAATTAAGATATTTCGTATATTGGAGGAGTATATTttggacctttttccttttctttttatatcTTGATTATTTTGCTTAATCAATGTTTTTTGTCAATTTGCAACAGGTGTTTTAATTTCCATATTAAGGATTATAACCAAGGTGTCACTTCCACATACTCCACAAGGTCTCAAGACAAGTGCTCATTTGTATTTCATAACCAGCACAACAATTTTGATAGGTTGCATTATCTGCTGCAACTTGTTATATAAACTGCCAGTAATGCAGCAACATTACGCACTTGTTCAAGATAATTGCTTACCATGCTCAAGACATAAATTCCAGGATATGGCAAGAACTATAAGATGGCCAGCATTTGGTATTTTCGCGATTTATACGGTTACTTTGTCCATTTTTCCAGGGTTCTTGGCAGAAAATCTTGAATCAAAGTTGTTCAAAGATTGGTATCCCATTTTGCTGATTACAGTTTACAACGTGTCGGATTTCGCGGGGAAATCTTTCACTGCAGTATATGTTCTCAAGAGCTTTGGAAAGGCTACTTGGTTTTGTATTGCTAGGCTAATTTTCTATCCTTTGTTTACTGCTTGTCTACATGGTCCTAAATGGCTAAAAAATGAAGTACCAATTATTTTTCTAACGACGATGCTCGGTTTGACCAATGGATACTTGACAAGTGTCATCATGATTCTTGCTCCAAAGTCAGTGCCAACTTCTGAAGCAGAAATAGCTGCAATTGTTATGGCTGTTTCCTTAGGGATGGGATTAGTGTCTGGTTCTGTTCTTGGTTGGTTCTGGATTATCTGAACAAAATTGTTAGCCATTTAGGCAGGGTTTATTTGTATCAATAAGTAGAATGCATAACTTAAAATTATTTCAGAAATATTGTGTTCTGAACATTGTACTTATGCTTTAAAAAAATTGTGAAATGCATTGTGTTCATCATCCTGATTTTAACATTTGTGAAACAGAAAACCATATAAGgcttgcgtacacactatccttccCAAACTCCACTTGCGGGATTATATtgagtttgttattgttgttataaaACCGTATAAGTTCTGAATCAGACTCCTAAGAAGTTATTAATTGATGCATTTTGCATTTGAAAATCATGCTATAAATTGAGACCAACGAGAAGAATCAATATAAAAGAGCAATATTAACATCAACTCATCTAGCATAGTAGGCAGCGGTTTTAGTCTCAAAAGAGAATTACTTTCTGTTAGAGGCGGGTCAAGGATTTTTAACTTAAGGGGTCaatctttatttatgtttatttcacTGAACACCATGCTAATTTATAAATATAGGTTCAGAATGTAATTCTATTGAAATTTTACATGTATATTTAAGTTTCGTATTAGAATACTGGGTTCGATGGACTCGTAGCCTGTTAGCTACATTGTCCTCCTCTTACTGCCCATTCAAGAACCTGAAGTTGTCGGGAGCAGAGCTAATGCGAAAGTCAAGCTGCTTCTTATCTTTCTAGTTATTGCAATCCATTTCAAGTTATATAAACTGACaatgtaaataatttttacacTGTAAGTGCGGTGTAATCTGACCTGTTGGAGAAGATTGTCTACCTTATTTTGGCAACTGGTAACTAATTCCATTTCTTATGGTATCCGTAGTTAATTTTTAGATGATATGATTGTATAAAAAGTTAGTGTAAATACGGTAAAGAGGATCATAACAAACTATGTTAGCAAAACATTTATAGACCATCATGTCGCACTGTGGATATAGTGTATTAGTTACGAATTTACTTTTGATACCGAACATAAATATATATCTGAAAACTACTAACTGTTAACAAACTTTCAATACTAAACCTAGGGAtgtacaaagaaaaccgacaTGCCGCACCaatccgataatccgagtcaaaccgagaaaaaaaacccgactatggtttggtttgatttggtttggtgttggaaaaaaaaaaccgaccataattggtttggtttggttttaactaaagaaagtcaaaccgaaaccaaatcaacccgacattacatatatagaaattttagatatatttaatatataaatatacttattgtgatgtaatttataaatatttcttaaaaattttcataattttatcttttaaggtattatttcaaggttggacttagaacttttgaatgcttcaataaattttatagccattaatattagttaattaaataatgctaacaaaagtccaaaccaaaatcaaatcaatactaatgctaacaaaagacattcaattcaatattaCGAACGAGAATGcattaaatatctattttttattttgcaacaatttagataaaaatgcataacttatttttatttttccttaacgtttagtcatgtaattaatactcccttattagtctatttattttaacatgacttagtacttttagattatgcttatttttattatggctttttaattagcaatatttatattacataattttattgtttttattgttgaatattttaggataatgccatgacacatctcatattttgtattattttcttggaaaatactttatatagttgtatcttaataggattaaagaaattttttgagaaaatgttatatgttttgttctacaaAAATTTTACCGGAAAAACCCGAAAATTCGAGAAAattcgagattgaaaaacccgaattttattggtttggtttagtctttagatttaataacccgacacaattggtttggtttggtaattgtcaaatccgaaccaacccggccTATGTACACTCTAAACCTATAGATTTAA is from Nicotiana tabacum cultivar K326 chromosome 18, ASM71507v2, whole genome shotgun sequence and encodes:
- the LOC107805968 gene encoding equilibrative nucleotide transporter 8-like isoform X2; this translates as MIIFHKLWNQNMVQNLKGMEKGGSFIRDENEPRDTYKIAYIIHFLLGAGNLLPWNAFITAVDYFGYLYPTKHVENVFSVAYMTSSVLILVLMLSWTKWNQTLSLRLRLNLGFSMFVLSLMVTPIIEWTNWHQNGTNVESNAAYFVIVASVVICGLADGLIGGSLVGSAGKLPKQYMQAIFAGTASSGVLISILRIITKVSLPHTPQGLKTSAHLYFITSTTILIGCIICCNLLYKLPVMQQHYALVQDNCLPCSRHKFQDMARTIRWPAFGIFAIYTVTLSIFPGFLAENLESKLFKDWYPILLITVYNVSDFAGKSFTAVYVLKSFGKATWFCIARLIFYPLFTACLHGPKWLKNEVPIIFLTTMLGLTNGYLTSVIMILAPKSVPTSEAEIAAIVMAVSLGMGLVSGSVLGWFWII
- the LOC107805968 gene encoding equilibrative nucleotide transporter 8-like isoform X1, encoding MLKLLLIFQQEMWPYAHLNPKIYVMKNPSSRSTLTVAEPQSTKGCHVRKLHGNLLPWNAFITAVDYFGYLYPTKHVENVFSVAYMTSSVLILVLMLSWTKWNQTLSLRLRLNLGFSMFVLSLMVTPIIEWTNWHQNGTNVESNAAYFVIVASVVICGLADGLIGGSLVGSAGKLPKQYMQAIFAGTASSGVLISILRIITKVSLPHTPQGLKTSAHLYFITSTTILIGCIICCNLLYKLPVMQQHYALVQDNCLPCSRHKFQDMARTIRWPAFGIFAIYTVTLSIFPGFLAENLESKLFKDWYPILLITVYNVSDFAGKSFTAVYVLKSFGKATWFCIARLIFYPLFTACLHGPKWLKNEVPIIFLTTMLGLTNGYLTSVIMILAPKSVPTSEAEIAAIVMAVSLGMGLVSGSVLGWFWII